In a genomic window of Drosophila takahashii strain IR98-3 E-12201 chromosome 3L, DtakHiC1v2, whole genome shotgun sequence:
- the LOC108067715 gene encoding pleckstrin homology domain-containing family G member 5 isoform X5, with amino-acid sequence MASSTTTTTTAAAVGSTTATTGLFATTGPPGSLGRQANVVSSSEFFSVSFCLESSQHPDEEFIPATKGVTLLNALGHALRRRNLSFTQITITDNNPTPSFLDAGPSLLPVSVDEQTDVESLAGHHLCITERGSNRKPLQKAASFGSRQPPPRLLPSVSTEETSESGVAAGKQIKQRWSSIFGIKNPQQSQLCELLNSYAKNGVPQRPDSMNFDHPDLVNSLAYLQDMHKSWRDFVESDAMSETEIKIQTAIWELVTTEVYYIHALQTVTELFLACLEAVQEERLLIDVDQARLFSNVRAVCEANIKFWTLWLYPMVAHSIITHEPLRCAFFQEGFIGFASIFAPYKIYCAEQSTCQFYCKELNHNNPLFTSYLAWCESQKMCNRLRLADIVVRPMQRLTKYSLLLAAIKKHMSDVEEIEAIDVMMHSVENFVGSVNNHLTMRQENERLKGVMVRIESYDVVDTNNEMLDKLIKQHSQMFDLCAPMRGCPAYHVRHLFMEGDHKFKDNLGKSDVHCFLLTDLLLVCKTIAKRGLGALKVIRQPYLTDQLIVQLAPNNTLNCVYLNEFQVATTAFTLQCTEAKNWYDAMWRAKTIYQRLKRGGAGGGSGSGTVGGDSFRFGGSGTSGGTADSLGVRKSPMNSSICSHVSSANNSHSGSVEWNDSRNISVDFEKTNSVSSDEGSSIMTGNHGVNLKGKQQLISGLHKTKMGIIGQMGSKSANTLSVQPMNHLGQSLPNLNMHHSHTNNTLLVPGSTTSHSGNMLLSPSHRGISYPPPSPTRVPLRRGMAFSTSTKNPPLRKTRNITSQNSINWHQIPATPTPPSPRSQHQSPGVVCMQKSLPLLVPHEEGQGQGQGLPPPPLQKQLSHQTPLPTSNHNQSSTETDV; translated from the exons ATggccagcagcaccaccaccaccaccaccgccgccgccgtcggCAGCACCACCGCGACCACCGGACTGTTCGCCACCACCGGACCACCAGGATCGCTGGGCCGGCAGGCCAATGTG GTATCCAGCTCCGAGTTCTTCTCCGTGTCATTCTGCCTGGAATCGTCGCAGCATCCAGATGAGGAGTTTATTCCCGCTACCAAAGGCGTAACACTACT TAACGCACTCGGCCACGCCCTGCGTAGGCGGAACCTCAGCTTTACACAAATCACCATCACGGACAATAATCCCACGCCCAGTTTTTTAGATGCCG GTCCTTCGCTCCTTCCCGTCTCCGTGGATGAGCAGACCGATGTGGAGAGCCTGGCTGGACACCATCTCTGCATCACCGAACGGGGCAGCAACCGCAAGCCCCTGCAAAAGGCAGCTTCTTTT GGTTCCCGACAACCCCCGCCCCGACTGCTGCCCTCCGTTTCCACCGAGGAGACCAGCGAGTCGGGAGTGGCGGCCGGCAAGCAGATCAAGCAGCGGTGGTCTTCCATATTCGGGATCAAGAATCCCCAGCAGAGTCAGCTGTGCGAGCTGCTGAACAGCTATGCCAAGAACGGAGTGCCCCAGCGTCCGGATAGCATGAACTTTGATCATCCGGACTTGGTCAACTCACTGGCCTACCTGCAGGATATGCACAAGTCGTGGCGCGACTTTGTGGAGAGTGATGCGATGAGCGAGACGGAGATTAAGATCCAGACGGCCATTTGGGAGCTGGTTACCACCGAGGTGTATTACATTCACGCCCTGCAAACAGTGACTGAG TTATTCCTGGCCTGTTTGGAGGCCGTTCAGGAGGAGCGTCTGCTGATCGATGTGGATCAGGCTCGTTTGTTCTCCAATGTGCGGGCTGTGTGCGAGGCGAACATCAAGTTCTGGACCCTGTGGCTTTATCCCATGGTGGCACATAGCATAATCACCCACGAACCGCTGAGATGCGCCTTTTTCCAGGAGGGATTCATTGGCTTTGCCTCCATCTTTGCGCCATATAAG ATCTACTGTGCGGAACAGAGCACCTGCCAGTTCTACTGCAAAGAGCTGAACCACAACAACCCCCTGTTCACATCCTATTTGGCGTGGTGCGAGTCGCAGAAGATGTGCAACCGCCTGCGACTCGCGGACATTGTGGTGCGACCCATGCAGCGACTGACCAAGTACAGCCTCCTCCTGGCCGCGATCAAGAAGCACATGAGCGACGTGGAGGAGATAGAGGCCATTGACGTGATGATGCACAGCGTGGAGAACTTTGTGGGCAGTGTGAACAACCACTTGACGATGCGGCAGGAGAACGAGCGGCTCAAGGGCGTGATGGTGCGGATCGAGTCGTACGATGTGGTG GACACCAACAACGAGATGCTGGACAAGTTGATCAAGCAGCACAGCCAGATGTTTGACCTCTGTGCCCCGATGCGCGGATGTCCCGCCTACCATGTGCGCCACCTGTTCATGGAGGGCGATCACAAGTTCAAGGACAACCTCGGCAAGTCCGATGTGCACTGTTTCCTGCTCACCGACCTCCTGCTCGTGTGCAAGACGATTGCCAAGCGGGGACTGGGAGCCCTGAAGGTCATACGGCAACCATACCTAACCGACCAGCTAATCGTTCAGCTGGCGCCGAACAATACGCTGAACTGTGTGTACCTCAACGAGTTCCAGGTGGCCACCACGGCGTTCACGCTGCAGTGCACCGAGGCCAAGAACTGGTACGACGCCATGTGGCGGGCCAAGACGATCTACCAAAGACTGAAGCGCGGCGGCGCAGGAGGCGGCAGCGGAAGCGGCACGGTGGGCGGCGATAGCTTCCGGTTCGGTGGGAGTGGCACCAGCGGCGGCACCGCCGATTCCCTGGGCGTCCGCAAGTCACCGATGAACTCCTCGATCTGCAGCCACGTCTCCAGTGCGAACAACAGCCACAGCGGCAGTGTCGAGTGGAACGACTCGCGCAACATATCCGTCGACTTTGAAAAGACAAACTCGGTGTCCAGCGACGAGGGCTCCAGCATAATGACAG GCAACCACGGAGTGAACCTGAAGGGCAAGCAGCAATTGATCAGTGGCCTGCACAAGACTAAAATGGGCATTATCGGCCAGATGGGCTCCAAGTCGGCCAACACGCTCTCCGTGCAGCCGATGAACCATCTGGGCCAGAGCCTGCCCAACCTGAACATGCATCACAGCCACAC TAACAATACTCTGCTCGTGCCCGGCTCCACGACGAGCCACTCGGGCAATATGTTGTTGTCGCCCAGTCACCGCGGCATTTCCTACCCGCCGCCGAGTCCAACGAG AGTTCCTCTGCGCCGCGGCATGGCCTTCTCCACGTCGACGAAGAATCCGCCGCTGCGCAAGACCCGGAATATAACCTCCCAGAACAGTATTAACTGGCACCAGAtcccggccacgcccacgccgccCAGCCCGAGATCGCAGCACCAATCGCCGGGAGTGGTCTGCATGCAGAAATCGCTGCCCCTGCTGGTGCCCCACGAGGAGGGTCAAGGTCAAGGTCAGGGCCTGCCACCGCCCCCGCTGCAGAAGCAGCTCTCCCACCAGACGCCGCTGCCCACATCCAATCACAACCAGTCGAGCACCGAAACGGACGTCTGA